One window of the Salvia miltiorrhiza cultivar Shanhuang (shh) chromosome 6, IMPLAD_Smil_shh, whole genome shotgun sequence genome contains the following:
- the LOC130990673 gene encoding uncharacterized protein LOC130990673, with translation MEFTQGMDEPFHEAWERLQELLCQCPQHQLTNVMIMQYFYNRAEYTASAVQDARDDKGTRADYGTRADDEDSPGKFTVAKSSPVESSPAKASYAESSHVKSRSAKSSPAKTSTKKSSSATFSPATSSYATFSPAESNYAKSSYATSSPAKSSTAKKAARADTTARADKDDRVDKEARAETSPVHYTISTTESCPTSQPTSATTDC, from the exons atggaattcactCAAGGAATGGACGAGCCTTttcatgaagcttgggaaagattgCAAGAACTCCTCTGCCAATGCCCACAACATCAGCTGACCAACGTGATGATAATGCAATACTTCTACAAtag AGCAGAATACACCGCCAGCGCTGTCCAGGATGCCAGAGATGACAagggtaccagagcagactaCGGTACCAGAGCAGATGATGAGGACAGCCCTGGAAAGTTCACCGTTGCCAAATCCAGTCCTGTCGAATCCAGCCCTGCCAAAGCCAGCTATGCAGAATCCAGCCATGTCAAATCCAGATCTGCCAAGTCCAGTCCTGCCAAGACCAGCACTAAAAAATCCAGCTCTGCAACATTCAGCCCTGCCACTTCCAGCTATGCAACGTTCAGCCCTGCAGAATCCAACTATGCAAAATCCAGCTATGCAACGTCCAGCCCTGCAAAGTCCAGCACTGCCAAGaaggcagccagagcagacACGACAGCCAGAGCAGATAAGGACGATAGAGTTGATAaggaggccagagctgaaacTTCGCCTGTCCACTATACCATATCGACCACCGAAAGCTGTCCAACGTCCcagcccacctctgccaccacTGATTGTTGA